The Arachis duranensis cultivar V14167 chromosome 9, aradu.V14167.gnm2.J7QH, whole genome shotgun sequence genomic sequence GCAATACCTTCTgtgaaaaattctttttattggtCTGATCTTGGTTTGCAATTTTTCTTTACATTCATAAGTTGAGGAAAGAGCATAGAAGAAGCAATCAAGAATaggtaaaaagttaaaaatactGACCTGCTAGCAGATTTGGCAGCCCCATCTCCACCATGCCCATCGCAAATGCCAAACACTCCAAACTGCAGATTGGGAACATAGGCAGGTTAAATTAGATAACTCTTGTGAATAGAAGTgagaaactaaaaaagaaaatgtaaaagaAACCTTAATTGAATGAGTATTATGAATAAGTCCCAAACCTGATCCAACCCAGGCAGAGGCCATTCATAATAGCAAACATCCTGCATAGGCAGCTTTTTGCCTCCTCGACGCAAAGCCATTGGATCTGATGCCATACCCACCCCAAAGGGAATATGCTGCTGATTTTGCTTAGTAATATGAACCTGCAATGCATTAAAGTCACATAAGACTTTATAAGAGCACACAAATTTAACCACAATAGCATAGCATTCCAAGTATCTGTGTGTGAAAGAGAATAATATAGTTCCAAGCAAACAAAATAACTTATGGTATGTTTTGTTGAAAGGTGAAAAGGGTGGAAAATTTTCATTCATGAGCTCCATATGTAAAAATAGACATAAGAGCATCATGTAAAGGAGATTCCGGCATAATACTTACAATTGCTTTTGATGTTGTTCCAAGAGTTATGATATCTCCATTAGCAAGATCCACCGGATCACTCCAATGCCTGCTTCCAGTCTTTGGATTGTTGATTGGCTGAGAATTTAACTGTGTTCCATTTAAGCTACCCATATCTACCAATTCCCACCTCATTTTCTGAAAAAATcaatctaataattattattgcGCTGTATACATATAGAAAACATTCAAATGGAAGTCTCCAAGAACAGAAAAGCGACCTACATCCACATTCCAGTTTATTTGAGCATGCTTTCCTGACACTTCTGAATCATTTAGCAACAAATCACTTGGAGAAACTCTTCCCAAGGTTAGTGGTAGACGAGAGGTATTTGTTGACTGTACAGAACAACGAAGTCCACGAGAAGGACCATCATTAACCTCCAGCGTGAGGCAACTTCCTGTACttctaaaaaaagatatgatgacATGTTTCGCATATTTCAGCCAATGCAAATACATTTGCAGATAAACCCTGATAGATAAAAAAGTGTTAAGAAATTACTTTGATCAGAGATATCTCCTTGCAAAAAGTCTTTCAGTCTGTCACTTTCAAAGTTCGATCTTCTATGCTTTGGAGTTTCAACAAATTGAGCTGGGGGAAATACAAGTGTTTGACCAGTAGCATCAACATCTTCCAAATGATCATGAATTACATCTAAAACCAAGCTATCACCTGGAGACAATTAATAGGGTACTACACTATAAAGACTTTGCAATAAAACAGATAAAGAAAGCAGAAAACAATTATAAGAACAAAAGATGTACCAAAAGCTGCAATGGTGGTAATTAAGTAAGACTACCTAGAGGCACATTAGAGGGAAGAGAAATTTGCTTTTGAACAAGTGAATCGTCTTGTGGGACGCGAAAATGAAGTTGGTTGGGAGAGCAAGCACCTTCAGGATCATAATCTAAGGGAAATTCATTGGTCTGATTATGTGAAACCTGAATGTCATCAGCTGAAAGAAGAGGCCTCTCCAGCTCACTAGcctgaaaatgcaaaaataagaTCCAATCAAGGCTTTGAGAATGCAAACTCAAACAACAGATAATAGATCAAATTGACCACAAATCATAATTAGGAACATTCAAATACAACAGTGTTCATATTTATATACAAGTGGAATCAAGAAAAGTGCATGAATGAACACAGAATCATTGGATCAAACAGGTGGCATGCAATGTTATGTGTTGCACTTATTACGAATAAGATGTCAAATTCATATAAATGGAATTGAACCTTGATGGAGGTGGAGGAGGAGgggaaagaggaggaggaaagagGGAGAAAAAAGCGCCATGGCTTGAAGACGaagaagagaatggagaggaGAAGAAGCAACAGCATAAGGAGGAGAAGAGTGAGAAACAGCGGCATCTTCTTCGtttctcgttttttttttttttttcatttactattttcttattttaattcacggtttcacttttattttgtcctaaaaaaaaattaagttttaacaaaataaatccagaaagaagaaataatattttggtcactaaaagtaaaaattaaattctgatacaatattagtataaaataattttacgtGCACATATATcgacaaataaaaataattatattaaacaaatataattaaattatatataaaaaacttACGCGGTTAATacatcaaaaatttaaaattatctaatactttgttgaaatatttaaaaattattagaacatATTATTAGTTAGAGTTAACCATCAACTATATATTCTTCCCTTTGAAATAAACAAATCATCAATTATGTCCACTGGAAGAAGGTTTATGCTTCAAGTCACGGGGTTATTACTAAATTATCACAGTACTATATATCTCTAACTGATGCGTAAGTATCATCCATATAGTAGTATTACtttgaaactaaaattaaaaaaaaaaataataataagaaggggtttgtaaattaaattaatgagcAAAATTGATAAAGGACGTAGCTAAGAAAGTGCAGATTAAATGCATGCATGTGAATTTCTGAGATCCGGGAATAAAGCGGCCGGGGATGCCACAAATTAATTTTcagatattattttaacattttcgACTTTCATTTCAACTCTTTTCCCTATTCCCCATTCCCCACACTCatgctttttttcctttttgaatgaaaaatatgatagtttatttttctatattcaatatcttttttttttcgtcttTCCTTCTTCGACATAAATCTATTTTTATAGGTTTGTGTATcacatcaatattttttttcctgaACGATTTCAACATTAATTTAGCAAGGTAACAAGGTATAAAGTATAAACTTGGTTGTTATCGGTGGCTTTGGGGAGATCTATCTTAGTATCTTAGGTTTGGTTGGGCTTAAATTTCACTAAAAAAAAGGGCGGtggaaaaaattggttttttggCACCATCAAAAAGACAAAGATAACCTTTTTCGGCTGCCCCTTTTCCTCACCCaaaaaaaaggtttaaaaaaaaacaacataGAAATTTGGTGGGGAAAGACCCCAAAAAAATGTTGGGAGAGAAtacaaaatggaaagaaattcgATTCCTTAATCACGACTCGCTTATTATCAACttatcatatataatatattcaataattatttaacgtcattcataattttgttttgatcattagtcatcGTTTAATTTGTAAATCTCTACATATAAGCATCAATCATGTACTAATGTAATAAGATCAACCGTCAATGTGAATATAATCTAATTCATTCATCATTTCTTCTCCCAATGTTATTCGTTGATGTTAATTATTTGAGATTTCatcaaataaagataaattaaaatttagctaAATATTTTACAGTACAACTATATATTGGATATGCAAATAATGTGATAGTTAATCAACAGTCCTTTGAAATAAGAACAAATGAAAATGATAGGTATTAGGAGTAAACTATATTTAACCTAAGAAAAAGAGGACACAGCAGTTATCTACATAATTGTCTTTAATTTGCATACCGAACTCAAagcattggtgttgaaaaataAAGGGTTGGTAACTGTTGTGGCCATTATGCTCTCACTGTGTGTATGCAAAATCTGCTTGAGTCAAGTTACTCCAGCAAATAGCTTCGTTTTTTTGGTACCACTATATATCTTACAAGGGCCCATGACGAATGGTTTGACTAGTTATAAATAGATTAATTCCTTAAACACGCAGGAATGGAAATTATAATCAAAATACGCATACCTATTTTAGCTGCAACACACGCGAAATAGGTTATGTCGTCAATTTATGAGAGACGTCAATGAAATGGTACTGACATAGCAGAGTGAAGGATTGACCATCCATTTCAAAGATGGCAGACGCAAAATGGCCAACATCGTTATTGGCGCTTGCAAAGTGGACCAAATCATATGAGGCAGCAGCGAAATGGAGTATCTCTATTGCAGTGGACATGAAATGGGGCACTTCATTTCTGGTGACCACGAAATGGAGAAGCATCGGTTAAGGCTACAAATTCCAATAGCGTCAGTCCTTGTACGAGCATACACTAGATGTATTGGGTGGTCATGGGAAGAGATGTTGGTTTGGATTGAATATAAAAAAGGGGAAGGGGGAGGGGACCAAGTCACAGATCTAGTAGGAGTgaagagagataaaaaaaaatatcggtggtggaaaaaaaattgtttgcaGATAAAAATCTTGTGTTGTGGTtcgaaacaaaaaaatttaaatgagttGTGGTAGaattaacgtagaagaaaatcTTAATCGGTTGGATGAAATTCATATTGCTGCGCATTTGTTTCACAAGGTTAGTTTCAATGATCATGTTTTGTCAACTATGTTATTAGTACTCTTGTTAgaactaattttattattatttaatgttGGTTAAAGTAATTTCAATTAtgtttttcatgtttttttattGCAGCCCATACGTGTTCTTACTCCGTATGACACACTTGTTGATATTTTCACGTCAAATCTGCCAAATCCAAGCATGGAGATTAGGCGGCAGAGACTTGAGCCTTATTTAAGATGATCAGGATTTTATCGTGCTTCTTTAATAAAGTGTTTCGAGTATGACAATCCACTGATAATCGCCTTTGTCGAAAGACGGCGTCTCGAAACGCACACATTTCACCTCCCCCAGGTGAGTGTACTATAACTCTAGAAGATGTTGCAATGCAATTAGGGTTACCTATTGATGGCGAGCCTATGAATGGTACTTTAAGGTCATGTAGCAAGTTCTACCAGAGAGATATATGGCAATGGTGTCAAGAACTTCTTGGTGATGTTCCAGCCGGACATGTAGGGACAACGAAGTTCAACATAAAGTTGAAGTGGCTAAGGACTTGTCTTCAATAGATGCCGCTTGACTTACCAGACAATATCCTGATTCAATATGCATGTTGTTATATTCTCTACTTGTTGGAGGGCGTGCTACTACCGGACAAGGCCAACAATACGGTCTACGTTCGTTATCTTCCGCTTTTGGCCGATTTTGATGCCATCGGTACTTATAGTTGGGGTGGCGTCGTTCTGCGCTAGTTATATCGAGCCATGTGCTTAGCAATGGATTACAATGTGGAGGGTATGGCATGCTGTCATACGTTGCTAATGTCATGGATTTACTAGGCTATCGTTTTGGGCACCGACTGTGACGACGCCGTATAATTTTCTGTTAGCTACAAGGTATGGTATCATATGGCATATCATGTCTAGTGATGTTACGTCTTGAATTTTGCTTTAAAGTTGAATATACAACTTATTTCaacattgttatttttcatcAAGTGGACGAGTAAGAAGAGACCGAATGACTATGCTGAGCAACACCTGCTGAAGCACTGCCTGAGGTTGGACAATCTACAAGTGGATGAGGTAGGTAGAAGCCTTTATTAAAGTGTAGTTATCTTGTTCATCTTAACATGTGTTGACATGAATGCCTTTGTATGCAGTTTAATTGGTTGCCGTACATGGATCCTCGTATCTGTCCAGAGTGTCTGCGGAATTTCTCGGCCACCCACATGGAGATTTTACACCGCGGTTGTGCCGCTAATATTTTTCAGGTGGATTAAGATTCTTAACGTTGACAGAGTTGCCTCAATTTGGGAAAAAGTAAGGACCGCCAAGCCCAATCGACCCACAACGACGATGACTGGTGGCCTATTCGCTTATCAACTTGGTTTTAGATATGGGCTAACCGACATACTAAGGCATATCGTCTGCAGATTGATCACGCAAACACCTTGCGGCCCAGCCAAGATTATCATAGGTGGTACTGTGACAGAGCTAGGAGGTTTTTGTTTGCGCCTGAAGCATTGCACGATCTGTGGGGTGACGACATTCCTACAGGTTCTCCGGCCGAGTACGAAAGAGCACCCGTCGTAAGGTTACCTGCTGTTCCACAAGACTGTAGGCACCGACGTACGCGCCGAGAAAGACATCACAGTCATGCTGAGGTAGGAAACGATCAGCCAGGGATATGGTTGTTTACTGGTAGCCAAAAGCATTTATATAGCGAAATTCAAAACCCACTTCGCATGCGATACACTTTACTTACACGATTTCGTGTGTAGTACCAAAGATTTGGAGCCCAATTCACGTTTGCCCCCCTTGAGTTGCCCATTTCGTAGGCACCAGTATCTATTTGGACACCTTGCCCAGTTCGCGTGCGCCAATGGAAAAGTGGCTCTGCCCCACTTTGTTGGCGTCCCCATGAATTGACGGCATAACCCATTACGCGTGTACTGCAGCTAAAATGGGTATGTGCATTTTGATAACAGTTTTCATCCCTGCGTATATAGGGAATTAATCTAttctctttatttataaataaaaaagcttatatatatatggctttatttaatacattaaaaacataaaaaaaatttctgtaataaatagcattaaatattttttatggtatGTTTAACCAATGTTCTTAAGGCACAGGATAGTaaaacattatatatattaatcaaGTTGGGTTCGTTAAGTCTTCACTTCActtatttgtttaaataaatataaaaaatttaaacattttatatatgtaataatttattaataaatgataaatttttaaatcgaATTAAAAGATATCGTggacaaaaaaatcttttatgacaatgaaatataatatatttattctgATGATATCAAGTATAGATAGAGtttaatgcatgcatacatgtttttggataaatatcaaatatactaatttaatatttttagataaatataaaatatattaattcaatatttttgaataaacatacataaaatttattgtttttaataatatatatcatatttttacttgtttttttttaaataaatattttatcaaagacAGATCATTCTCTCATTTGCtttactaatttattatctatttattatatataaattaaattggattgtTGTATTTAACATTAAAATTGATTTGGCCCGATTATAAGCTTGCTTCTAATGCCAGAAGACTTGCACCTTCACAAATCCATAAATATTCATATTTAGAGCAATGATCTTGTCTGGGTTGCTCTCTCATAGACATGGTCAAAGTTAATTGCAATGTTAGCATCTTTCAGGATCATAATCTTGTCAGTTTTGGTTGTACTACGAATTAGGGGTGTTCAAATTTAAACCGATTTAAATTAAACTGCTCATCTAATCCAATTCAAACTAAAAACCGATTAAAACTGTACTAATTcggatttgattggattttttttaacaaactgCTGGATCGAATCAAATTTCGGATCTACTTTTCATAActgatccaatccaatccaaaccgcacaatatgctataatattattattttattattatatttacattaTACTTATAATATGTTcattttttatagatttttatattattcatgtattattatttaataactattttatattcaaaatgttatttatttatttattttaactaacctataattttatttttatcgttatgttattgttgactttttaagatattattgagacttgttatatcattgttgattatttaaatgttgatgttgaaacttgttatatgtatttaatttttttaatttataaactgtaaatccaatccaatccaaaccgcttgaaattggatcggattggatcaaattttaaaaaaaaaaatctaatccaaACCACACCACAAGTAAAATTAGTGTTCAGATCagataaattttttacttaaaaccGATTCAAACCGTACCACAAATACCTCTACTACAAATAGAGAATGACTCTTGAATAAAAGATTGCTCtgtctttattttaatttgaagtaTTTTTTGGAGTAAACTCTTTGTTATTTGAAAGGGACTTATCTTTACTTTGGGACAATGGATACAAATCAAATATCGTTGAAAATGACTCCATcgatattttcttgtttcttcaaTTTAATTCTCAGCAATTACCTCACTCTAACAATGACTTGGTAATGAAAATCAGAGAACTATTGAATCTTAATTAGGAGATTCAATTGAATCTTATATGATTGATCTATTagcgaaaaaaaaatataatgagaTAAGTGTGACAgcaatttaataataaaaatgagagaattattgatttttaattgaaaaattcaattaaatcttATTAAAAAGATGACTAATATTGTGGTTGATCTAATAGCAAAAAGAGGAGCGTGAGATGGAGCAGAATTCACCGCACCAAGTGGTTTAAAACTTTGGTGGTGAAGTAGGGTATTCATGGGTTGAGTCGGACTGAATTTAAGAATTGACCCAGACTCAGTCCTAAAAGAGCAACGGGTCAACTTCGACCCGACTCAAAGTGATTCAAAAAAACCGAATCGATCTGATGAAACATtagttataatataatattattaattaactcaaatatatatatttcttattGTAAAAGTAACTTCAGATCGAGTCGTGTAGCCCAAAATAAAATCCTGATCCGACTTGCAAATAATatcagat encodes the following:
- the LOC107467007 gene encoding protein phosphatase 2C 70; translated protein: MPLFLTLLLLMLLLLLLSILFFVFKPWRFFLPLSSSSFPSSSTSIKASELERPLLSADDIQVSHNQTNEFPLDYDPEGACSPNQLHFRVPQDDSLVQKQISLPSNVPLGDSLVLDVIHDHLEDVDATGQTLVFPPAQFVETPKHRRSNFESDRLKDFLQGDISDQRSCLTLEVNDGPSRGLRCSVQSTNTSRLPLTLGRVSPSDLLLNDSEVSGKHAQINWNVDKMRWELVDMGSLNGTQLNSQPINNPKTGSRHWSDPVDLANGDIITLGTTSKAIVHITKQNQQHIPFGVGMASDPMALRRGGKKLPMQDVCYYEWPLPGLDQFGVFGICDGHGGDGAAKSASRLFPEIIGNLLSNSLARERVLSLRDASEILRDAFAQTEAGMNHDCEGCTATVLLVWVDGDKNLFAQCANVGDSTCILCVDGKHIKMTEDHKVANHSERLRIEETGDPLKNGEKRLHGMNLARMLGDKFLKQQDSRFSSEPYISQVMHIDKACRPFAILASDGLWDVISMKKATELVLQMRERYATDRERFAERIANSLLNEAKTQRTKDNTCVIFLDFDTCRVES